A stretch of the Nosocomiicoccus ampullae genome encodes the following:
- a CDS encoding gluconate 2-dehydrogenase subunit 3 family protein, whose product MSEEKQFSRRDFLKTTGVATGGIIGGSLLGGLIGFNLDGDSNNKSKDSGDNEGNGGQDEHGGHGGGGSFDVPDRGRIFFENDSDFATIEAAMERIFPETDVGPGAKELGAAYFLDGQLAGAYGFNSKEYMQGPFYEGLPTQGYQSNLNRGEYFRLGIKKLQDEAQDRFEESFSNIDEDKQDEILQDFQDDKVDFGVPKSTATSGYFFTMLRSATLEGAYCDPIYHGNRNMEGWKMKQFPGHQHSYLDVIDADEFKEIDPLPNFS is encoded by the coding sequence ATGTCGGAGGAGAAACAATTCTCAAGACGTGATTTCCTGAAAACTACGGGTGTAGCAACAGGTGGTATTATCGGAGGAAGTCTTCTTGGAGGTTTAATTGGATTTAACCTCGATGGGGATTCAAACAATAAATCAAAAGACTCTGGTGACAATGAGGGTAACGGTGGACAAGACGAACACGGTGGCCACGGCGGCGGAGGTTCGTTTGACGTACCTGATAGAGGTCGTATTTTCTTTGAAAACGATTCAGATTTCGCAACAATAGAAGCGGCGATGGAAAGAATTTTCCCAGAAACGGACGTTGGACCGGGAGCAAAAGAACTCGGTGCAGCATACTTCTTAGATGGACAACTTGCAGGCGCATATGGCTTTAACTCTAAAGAGTATATGCAAGGACCTTTCTACGAAGGCTTACCAACTCAAGGTTATCAATCTAACTTAAACCGTGGTGAATATTTCAGACTTGGTATTAAAAAACTACAAGATGAAGCACAAGATCGCTTCGAAGAAAGCTTTTCAAATATTGATGAAGACAAGCAAGATGAAATTCTTCAAGATTTCCAAGATGATAAAGTCGACTTCGGAGTACCAAAATCAACAGCAACTTCAGGATACTTCTTTACGATGCTTCGCTCAGCAACGTTAGAAGGGGCATATTGTGACCCAATTTATCATGGAAACAGAAACATGGAAGGTTGGAAAATGAAACAATTCCCTGGACATCAGCACTCATACTTAGACGTGATTGATGCAGACGAATTTAAAGAGATAGACCCATTACCAAACTTTAGCTAG